From one Cryomorphaceae bacterium 1068 genomic stretch:
- a CDS encoding SDR family oxidoreductase, with amino-acid sequence MKKKVLITGGSSGFGALTVKTLIENGHSVTASMRNVEGKNKVNAEKMRSLGAHVVDIDVTNDHSVNTGVAKAIELMGGLDVVVNNAGIGVLGIQEQFSIEEFQRLFDVNVFGVQRVNKAALPHLRAQGAGLLVQISSLLGRINLPFYSPYNASKWAVESIAEGYRLELSAFGVDSVIVEPGGFPTAFFDGLIQPKDKSTDASYGPMADAPKQLFDSFEGALASNPNQNPQMVADAVLKLIETPDGERPVRTPVDLMGMGEHVGPYNEHLDKIHEGILGSFGMGDMLKLKVNQEA; translated from the coding sequence ATGAAAAAGAAAGTATTAATTACAGGAGGAAGCAGCGGCTTCGGAGCTTTAACGGTAAAGACCCTTATCGAGAACGGACATTCCGTTACGGCCAGTATGCGGAACGTTGAAGGTAAGAACAAGGTAAACGCTGAAAAGATGCGAAGCCTCGGCGCGCACGTTGTGGATATTGATGTGACAAACGACCACAGTGTGAATACAGGAGTAGCGAAAGCCATCGAACTGATGGGTGGACTCGACGTGGTGGTCAATAATGCAGGAATCGGTGTATTGGGTATTCAAGAGCAATTTAGCATTGAAGAGTTCCAACGACTGTTTGATGTCAACGTTTTCGGAGTACAGCGGGTCAACAAGGCAGCTCTCCCCCACTTGCGCGCTCAAGGTGCGGGACTTTTGGTTCAAATTTCAAGTCTATTGGGTCGAATTAACCTACCGTTCTATAGTCCATACAATGCTTCAAAATGGGCAGTGGAATCCATCGCTGAAGGCTATCGGCTCGAGCTTTCCGCATTTGGTGTAGATTCAGTGATTGTGGAGCCCGGAGGATTTCCAACGGCCTTCTTCGATGGGCTTATTCAGCCAAAGGATAAATCAACCGATGCGAGCTACGGCCCAATGGCCGATGCACCAAAGCAGTTGTTCGACAGTTTTGAAGGAGCCTTGGCTTCGAATCCCAATCAGAATCCACAGATGGTGGCTGATGCCGTGCTAAAACTGATAGAAACTCCTGATGGCGAAAGACCGGTTAGAACCCCCGTAGACTTAATGGGAATGGGTGAACACGTCGGTCCTTACAATGAGCACTTGGATAAAATTCACGAAGGCATTCTTGGTTCTTTCGGTATGGGTGATATGCTCAAGCTCAAAGTAAATCAGGAAGCTTAA
- a CDS encoding MarR family transcriptional regulator, which translates to MEKTPSTYCNCLTYSVNALSRVMTKMAHEEFASTGLSSSHAFLVMTVNKKPGVNPKDIAEELQLTPSTVTRLIEKMEGKGILERHQNGRCTEVFPTPSGMKLNVEIKAAWLRLHKRYNSIIGSDKAKGLTEAINSAIGTMT; encoded by the coding sequence ATGGAAAAAACGCCATCGACATATTGCAATTGTTTGACCTATTCGGTCAATGCTCTCTCCAGAGTGATGACCAAAATGGCTCACGAGGAATTCGCTTCTACAGGACTGAGTTCATCGCACGCATTTTTGGTGATGACGGTCAACAAAAAGCCCGGTGTTAACCCAAAAGATATTGCCGAAGAACTACAGCTCACGCCTTCTACTGTGACGCGTTTGATAGAGAAGATGGAGGGCAAAGGAATTTTAGAGCGGCATCAAAACGGCAGATGCACGGAAGTATTCCCTACCCCTTCAGGAATGAAGCTAAACGTTGAAATAAAGGCCGCATGGCTTCGACTACATAAGCGATATAATTCGATTATTGGCAGCGATAAGGCGAAAGGCCTAACCGAGGCGATCAACTCTGCTATTGGAACAATGACGTAA
- a CDS encoding SDR family oxidoreductase, with amino-acid sequence MKNILIIGAHGKIGQILSNQLSESTNFQPTAFIRKESQQSDFKIGSLNFKVGNLEESVKDLTHKFEGYDAVVFTAGSGGSTGPDKTLSIDLDGAVRTMEAAKAAGIKRFVMVSAAGADDRSFWDKAEMKPYYVAKHYADEMLRNSDLNYTILRPVMLTNNDGTGLITASETMKGLNNEISRADVANAIEEVLNREDTYGKTIEMSEGYHSIEEAISGLTKSELELA; translated from the coding sequence ATGAAAAACATACTCATCATAGGAGCACACGGTAAGATTGGACAAATCCTTTCAAACCAACTTTCAGAATCAACGAATTTTCAGCCTACTGCTTTTATCAGAAAAGAGTCCCAACAATCAGATTTCAAAATTGGAAGTTTGAACTTCAAAGTTGGAAACCTCGAAGAATCGGTGAAAGACCTTACTCATAAATTTGAAGGATATGATGCGGTAGTATTTACCGCAGGTTCAGGTGGAAGTACAGGACCTGATAAAACCTTATCAATCGATCTTGATGGAGCTGTTCGAACCATGGAAGCAGCCAAAGCAGCAGGAATAAAAAGATTTGTAATGGTCAGTGCAGCAGGGGCTGACGATCGTTCATTCTGGGATAAAGCCGAAATGAAGCCTTACTATGTAGCGAAGCACTATGCAGATGAAATGCTGCGAAACTCAGATCTGAATTACACCATATTGCGTCCCGTAATGCTCACGAACAATGACGGAACAGGTCTTATTACGGCCTCCGAAACTATGAAGGGATTGAACAATGAAATCTCCCGTGCAGATGTGGCTAACGCAATTGAAGAGGTACTGAACCGAGAAGACACTTACGGCAAAACCATCGAAATGAGTGAAGGCTACCATTCGATTGAGGAAGCTATTTCCGGATTGACCAAAAGTGAATTGGAATTGGCTTAA
- a CDS encoding DMT family transporter, whose product MNPRTLAHLAALGVALIYGANYVIAKDVMPLYIEPRGFILLRVAGATTLFFILSLFIKSDQKIERKDWLRLILCGFFGVAANQLFFFEGLNLTTPINASVIMTANPIMVLFMSAVLLKEKLKPIKLLGIVIGAVGAVYLILSAAGEGYALPGVSLGNLFVFMNAASYGVYLVIVKPLLIKYDALLVIKWVFAAGLCFVLPVGLSQFGKIDLTSWTPSIFGAVTYVVICTTFLAYLLNVFALRTLKSSTVSTYIYLQPLFATLLALYLAKDALTFETTISAAFIFIGVYLVGRKPKTAEVAK is encoded by the coding sequence ATGAATCCACGAACACTCGCGCATCTGGCTGCATTGGGCGTAGCTCTGATCTACGGGGCCAACTATGTAATCGCCAAAGATGTGATGCCTTTGTACATTGAGCCGCGTGGATTTATACTTTTGAGAGTAGCGGGTGCCACAACGCTCTTTTTCATCCTCAGCCTCTTTATTAAGAGCGACCAAAAAATTGAGAGAAAAGACTGGCTGCGCTTAATACTTTGTGGTTTTTTTGGTGTAGCGGCAAATCAGCTTTTCTTTTTCGAAGGCCTCAACCTCACCACGCCCATCAATGCTTCCGTGATCATGACGGCAAACCCGATTATGGTGTTGTTTATGAGTGCCGTATTGCTCAAAGAGAAACTTAAACCGATAAAACTCCTCGGGATTGTCATTGGTGCCGTAGGAGCGGTTTATCTCATCCTGAGTGCTGCGGGTGAAGGCTATGCCTTGCCTGGCGTGAGCCTGGGAAACTTGTTTGTATTTATGAATGCCGCCAGCTATGGTGTTTATCTCGTTATTGTAAAGCCCTTACTCATCAAGTATGACGCCTTACTCGTCATCAAATGGGTTTTTGCAGCGGGTCTGTGTTTTGTACTTCCCGTAGGATTAAGTCAGTTTGGCAAGATAGACTTGACAAGCTGGACTCCTTCCATTTTTGGCGCAGTAACCTACGTAGTTATTTGCACAACCTTCCTTGCCTATCTGTTGAATGTTTTTGCCTTGAGAACCCTGAAGAGCTCAACGGTAAGTACTTACATTTATCTTCAACCGCTTTTTGCGACCTTACTTGCGCTTTATCTGGCCAAAGATGCTTTGACATTTGAGACCACCATTTCGGCAGCCTTTATTTTTATTGGGGTGTACTTGGTAGGGCGGAAGCCAAAAACAGCAGAGGTTGCAAAGTGA
- a CDS encoding YccF domain-containing protein — translation MTESFQGRCQSAQTFINFASMRILGNIIWLIFGGLITAFEYLVSSILMMITIVGIPFGIQTLKLAGLALWPFGKQVVTHDRSNGCLYIIFNVIWILVGGIWISLTHLLFGALLFITIIGIPFAKQHFKMASLALTPFGKDIVSR, via the coding sequence ATGACGGAGAGTTTTCAAGGGCGTTGCCAATCCGCTCAGACTTTTATTAATTTCGCCTCAATGCGCATTCTCGGCAATATCATTTGGCTCATATTTGGCGGACTCATCACCGCTTTTGAATACTTGGTTTCGAGTATCTTGATGATGATCACCATCGTCGGGATTCCTTTTGGGATTCAAACCCTAAAGTTAGCCGGCTTAGCGCTTTGGCCTTTCGGCAAACAGGTGGTTACTCACGACAGATCAAACGGATGTCTCTACATCATTTTCAACGTGATTTGGATTTTGGTTGGCGGCATTTGGATCAGTTTGACGCATCTTCTTTTTGGAGCGCTTCTCTTTATCACCATCATCGGAATTCCCTTTGCCAAACAACATTTTAAGATGGCTTCATTGGCTTTGACTCCTTTTGGGAAGGATATTGTGAGTCGATAG
- a CDS encoding kelch repeat-containing protein: MMFSLVYSKFRLSILMVLSVLILASCDDDSKDEDPPPSGGNDVTISVFDLLYVNDNTLNVSYTPSLVWEASTASDGAAITYSLLIDRVVDLDPDENPSTVVDSTITTTFFTITTPLLMNNEYKWCVIARDENGNERKSSSVFSFTTGEEDNQPPNAFSLISPVDFATSQSTDVQLIWQTATDPEGDPITYDVYLGLSPNPFSIASSSQFPTGYFAMNLAESTNYYWYVVAKDDKGGLTVCNFEYTFATQDPPITIPGTGTVVLTGGRPVTGGLPTYLGTVGHQVVVLNGVIYDTAGLSLLSVGGGERNDVFSSTDGVNWQLVRDHLFQDPFGFEPSEEHAVAVHNGLMFMFEGNRNTIKVSADGATWSSVLWEGSVQDDTHYLPRNNHQAVSYNGSLYLIGGLSGGQRKKDVWRSDDNGINWIKVKADDESSWAGAAEPRAEVHDGYIWLFDGGDGPEGTPPDLWRSTDGTNWEYMSTVPFSAHRSFATTVYKNGLVAVSGDTENEIWWTGDGVNWIQVELTNPSSLSWRRDHDAYTFNGELYVSYGKGQSVGSELRPDIVKLTFDP, encoded by the coding sequence ATGATGTTCTCACTCGTTTATTCAAAGTTTCGTTTATCTATTTTAATGGTCTTGTCTGTCCTGATTCTAGCTTCTTGCGATGACGACTCTAAAGATGAAGATCCTCCTCCAAGTGGTGGCAACGACGTGACCATTTCTGTATTTGACTTGCTCTATGTGAATGACAATACCTTAAACGTTTCTTACACGCCTTCTTTGGTTTGGGAAGCGAGCACAGCATCTGATGGGGCGGCGATTACCTATTCACTGCTCATTGATAGGGTGGTAGATTTGGACCCGGATGAGAATCCTTCTACCGTAGTGGATTCTACCATAACGACAACTTTTTTTACCATCACCACTCCATTATTGATGAATAATGAATACAAATGGTGTGTGATAGCACGTGATGAAAATGGGAATGAACGAAAGAGCAGCTCGGTATTCTCTTTTACCACAGGTGAAGAAGACAATCAACCACCCAATGCTTTCAGTTTAATCTCTCCTGTAGATTTTGCCACCAGTCAATCAACAGATGTTCAATTAATTTGGCAAACAGCTACTGATCCCGAAGGCGATCCCATTACCTACGATGTATATCTCGGTTTGAGTCCAAACCCATTTTCAATAGCATCTTCTTCACAATTTCCCACGGGATACTTTGCGATGAATTTGGCGGAAAGCACGAACTATTACTGGTATGTCGTCGCCAAAGATGATAAAGGTGGTCTGACCGTATGCAACTTCGAATACACTTTTGCAACACAGGATCCTCCGATTACCATCCCCGGAACGGGTACGGTAGTATTGACAGGCGGTCGACCGGTAACGGGTGGACTACCTACATACCTCGGCACGGTGGGCCACCAAGTAGTCGTTCTGAACGGGGTAATCTACGATACGGCAGGGCTCTCTTTACTCAGTGTAGGCGGTGGAGAAAGAAATGACGTTTTCTCATCAACGGATGGAGTTAATTGGCAGTTGGTGAGAGATCATTTGTTTCAAGACCCCTTTGGATTTGAACCCTCGGAAGAGCATGCAGTCGCTGTTCACAACGGACTCATGTTTATGTTTGAAGGGAATAGGAATACCATCAAAGTTTCTGCGGATGGTGCTACTTGGTCTTCCGTTTTATGGGAAGGTTCCGTGCAGGATGACACCCACTACTTACCCAGAAATAATCACCAAGCCGTCTCCTACAATGGAAGCCTTTATTTGATTGGTGGACTTTCAGGTGGTCAGCGAAAGAAAGATGTGTGGCGCAGTGACGACAATGGAATTAATTGGATAAAAGTAAAAGCCGATGACGAAAGTTCTTGGGCTGGAGCAGCAGAACCCAGAGCCGAAGTGCACGACGGTTACATTTGGCTTTTTGACGGTGGTGATGGTCCCGAGGGGACACCTCCGGACTTATGGCGTTCTACCGATGGCACCAATTGGGAATATATGAGTACGGTACCATTTTCTGCACATAGAAGTTTTGCCACGACTGTTTATAAGAATGGTTTGGTAGCAGTAAGCGGGGATACTGAAAACGAAATTTGGTGGACAGGTGATGGTGTCAATTGGATTCAGGTTGAACTTACAAACCCGAGTTCGCTCTCATGGAGAAGGGATCACGACGCATATACTTTCAATGGTGAGCTTTATGTAAGCTATGGAAAAGGTCAAAGCGTAGGCAGCGAATTGAGACCGGATATTGTGAAGTTGACTTTTGATCCTTAA
- a CDS encoding PrsW family intramembrane metalloprotease — protein sequence MLFTYILIALLISWTWVDYYRMIDIYEPEDLKHVIGVFLLGGLSVFLVFGIGDFFLDPLHLGTNGSFFNDFFYCVFGIGAVEELAKLLPFLLYYKFFKREVNEPIDFLLYGSASALGFAAFENVMYFNTHGASIIDIRAILSPMTHMFNTAIITYGIARYRFLYKRRNYLAIAGYFLLAALSHGFYDFWILFEPVQPTGMIVTFAYFLITISIFAGILNNALSNSPFFEFEKVILSGNITQRLFAYYMLIFFTQIILLIIDNDLVFALKNFYGQLFLAGSITFITIMRMGRFTLVPEEWQPIPIEFPFTWSGSPFIKVKGNPYDDILSENYFKKPLIISPLSAKRSRLLKHSRKAIAPRKLWFEDGEPAYLLRFQEDRGESTTYYLIKAKAKGATTKGGDPIVHLMKINHPPDSTSHRIEKKDFPFIEWAVLEIDPEVSH from the coding sequence ATGCTTTTTACCTACATCCTCATAGCACTTTTGATTTCGTGGACATGGGTCGACTACTACCGCATGATCGACATTTATGAACCTGAGGACTTAAAGCATGTCATTGGCGTATTTCTTTTGGGTGGTCTCTCTGTTTTTCTCGTCTTTGGAATTGGCGACTTTTTTCTTGATCCGCTACATCTCGGTACAAACGGCTCCTTTTTCAACGACTTCTTTTACTGTGTATTCGGAATCGGGGCCGTAGAAGAACTAGCCAAGCTCCTACCCTTTTTGTTGTATTACAAGTTCTTCAAGAGAGAAGTGAATGAACCAATCGACTTCCTCCTATACGGCAGTGCATCGGCACTTGGCTTTGCGGCCTTTGAAAATGTGATGTATTTCAATACTCACGGGGCTAGCATTATTGACATTCGAGCTATTCTCTCTCCGATGACTCATATGTTTAATACAGCCATTATCACTTACGGAATAGCGCGATATAGATTTTTGTACAAGCGCAGAAATTACCTCGCTATAGCGGGCTATTTTTTGCTCGCAGCCCTCTCTCATGGGTTCTATGATTTCTGGATCCTTTTTGAGCCCGTTCAGCCCACGGGGATGATTGTGACCTTCGCTTACTTCCTTATAACCATTTCCATTTTCGCGGGAATTCTCAACAATGCCCTTAGCAATTCCCCCTTCTTCGAATTTGAGAAGGTCATCCTTTCAGGGAATATCACCCAACGGCTCTTTGCCTATTACATGTTGATTTTTTTCACTCAAATTATTCTACTCATCATAGACAATGATTTGGTGTTTGCCCTCAAAAACTTCTATGGTCAGCTCTTTCTTGCAGGAAGTATAACCTTTATCACCATTATGCGCATGGGGCGTTTCACCCTTGTACCCGAAGAGTGGCAACCTATACCCATTGAGTTTCCGTTTACCTGGTCCGGAAGCCCATTTATAAAAGTCAAAGGAAATCCCTACGACGATATCCTTTCTGAGAATTACTTTAAAAAGCCTCTGATCATATCGCCGCTCAGCGCTAAAAGATCAAGACTATTGAAACATTCACGAAAGGCCATCGCTCCCCGCAAACTATGGTTTGAAGACGGCGAGCCTGCCTACTTGCTTCGCTTTCAAGAAGACAGAGGTGAGTCAACCACGTATTACCTGATTAAGGCAAAGGCGAAAGGAGCTACGACAAAAGGTGGTGACCCTATTGTGCATTTGATGAAAATCAACCATCCTCCCGACTCCACTTCTCATCGCATCGAGAAAAAGGATTTTCCCTTTATTGAGTGGGCGGTTTTGGAGATAGATCCTGAAGTCAGTCATTAA
- a CDS encoding HYR domain-containing protein, whose translation MKFNRLKLAASLLYIAFFALTLQAQQTGIFQTYAVLDIDNSGNQFFHGGANADGSTNNFDGNNLGNINSLILNGGEIKTFKEFGGDVTGAEISYNVHLASGGTGSFSSINLPFESNLDNIVKDQRWQEVNANVDITAGLPCGTYHLEVFWKAFTNIGDRFDGNGGANFTATFTITDPGFYDDNGVCTECPAGSFCPGDGTVSLCPAGRFSATTGASECTECSPGFYQGAQGATECIACALGEAQSQSGATACVACPAGTYADQTGLENCIACDAGTASPPGASECLPCAAGEYAENGVCIECPPGSYCPGDGNAYPCPAGRFSAISGAVECIPCEEGTFQGLVGQTECISCPAGKFSNVTGASVCTDCPAGTFQANEGAVECLACDPGFCQDETGQTSCESCDQADLILTPSSSSVSECDVFTVLVSVETDGTFNLVEARLNFDPNDLQVVEVTSPEGSNVFTSNPPFNTPGGPVTEDNTNGLVAYTAGSTTDITGNTDFIRITFEVIGNSGTTSITPILTGFPRSRIVFSDFINGVSIATDIINEALPIDISLSPDMEDPTITCVSDPSRSTDSGTCSYTVQGTEFDPTAVDDNCGVASVVNSINGTSSLDGETVTDGTMVTWTVTDVNSNTNDCTFTITLDDNQPPQANCQDITLVLDENGMATADPADADNGSTDNCGVTSFSLDKTQFTCSDLGTNNVEFIAFDAAGNGGICNLIVTVIDSDAPTAVCQNINVQLDANGEATLLPADIDGGSADNCSVESLSILGSPAD comes from the coding sequence ATGAAATTTAACCGACTCAAGCTCGCAGCATCCTTGCTGTACATAGCTTTTTTTGCACTCACTCTTCAAGCTCAACAAACAGGTATTTTCCAAACCTATGCCGTCTTAGACATCGATAATTCCGGCAACCAGTTTTTTCATGGTGGCGCCAATGCAGATGGCTCAACAAATAATTTCGATGGAAACAATCTTGGAAATATCAATAGCCTAATTTTAAATGGTGGAGAAATAAAGACGTTCAAAGAATTTGGAGGCGACGTAACGGGTGCCGAAATTTCATACAATGTTCACTTGGCTAGCGGTGGAACAGGATCTTTTAGTTCAATCAATTTACCTTTTGAGTCAAACTTAGATAATATCGTAAAAGACCAACGATGGCAAGAAGTCAATGCCAATGTTGATATCACAGCCGGACTTCCATGCGGAACCTATCATCTCGAAGTGTTTTGGAAAGCGTTCACGAATATCGGAGACCGTTTTGACGGTAACGGAGGTGCAAACTTTACCGCGACCTTCACAATTACGGACCCTGGTTTTTACGATGACAATGGAGTCTGCACGGAATGTCCTGCAGGTTCATTTTGTCCGGGTGATGGAACAGTTTCGCTATGCCCTGCAGGAAGGTTTTCAGCCACAACGGGAGCATCAGAGTGCACCGAATGTTCACCTGGTTTCTATCAAGGCGCTCAAGGAGCTACTGAGTGTATTGCCTGTGCTCTGGGAGAAGCCCAAAGCCAATCAGGTGCAACAGCCTGTGTTGCATGCCCTGCCGGAACTTACGCCGATCAAACGGGATTAGAAAATTGCATAGCCTGTGATGCAGGTACCGCATCTCCTCCGGGAGCATCAGAATGCTTGCCATGTGCAGCAGGAGAATATGCAGAAAATGGCGTTTGTATCGAATGTCCTCCGGGCTCATACTGCCCGGGAGATGGAAATGCATATCCTTGTCCGGCAGGTAGATTCTCAGCCATAAGCGGAGCGGTAGAGTGTATCCCTTGTGAAGAAGGTACTTTTCAAGGTCTTGTAGGCCAAACAGAATGTATCTCGTGCCCCGCAGGTAAATTTTCTAATGTTACAGGAGCATCCGTATGTACGGATTGTCCTGCGGGAACTTTCCAAGCCAATGAAGGAGCTGTTGAGTGCCTGGCATGTGACCCGGGATTTTGTCAAGACGAAACTGGTCAAACAAGTTGTGAAAGCTGCGATCAAGCTGATCTTATACTTACCCCTTCTTCATCTTCCGTGAGCGAATGTGATGTGTTTACTGTCTTGGTTTCTGTTGAAACAGATGGAACTTTCAATCTTGTTGAGGCGCGTCTCAATTTTGATCCGAATGATTTACAAGTAGTAGAAGTGACTTCCCCGGAAGGATCAAATGTATTTACATCGAACCCACCATTCAATACTCCGGGTGGACCGGTCACTGAAGACAATACGAATGGTTTGGTAGCTTATACGGCAGGATCTACCACTGACATTACTGGAAACACGGATTTTATTAGAATCACTTTCGAAGTAATAGGAAACTCGGGAACGACTTCAATTACCCCAATCTTAACGGGATTCCCTCGTTCGAGAATAGTTTTCAGCGATTTTATTAATGGTGTCTCAATAGCAACAGATATTATTAATGAAGCTCTTCCAATCGATATTTCACTAAGTCCTGATATGGAAGACCCTACAATTACTTGTGTGAGCGACCCCAGTAGAAGTACGGATTCCGGCACCTGCTCATACACAGTTCAAGGCACTGAATTCGATCCGACTGCAGTAGACGATAATTGTGGCGTGGCATCTGTTGTTAATAGCATCAACGGGACTTCATCATTAGACGGCGAAACGGTAACTGATGGTACCATGGTGACATGGACCGTAACCGATGTCAACAGCAACACCAATGACTGTACATTCACAATAACGCTGGATGACAATCAGCCTCCCCAAGCAAACTGTCAGGACATTACACTAGTTTTGGATGAAAATGGAATGGCAACGGCAGATCCCGCCGACGCTGACAATGGTTCAACTGATAATTGTGGAGTCACGAGTTTCTCGCTCGACAAAACTCAATTCACTTGTTCCGATTTAGGAACAAACAATGTAGAGTTTATCGCCTTTGACGCAGCCGGGAATGGCGGAATCTGCAACCTTATCGTTACGGTAATTGATAGCGATGC
- a CDS encoding collagen-like protein, which yields MKRKNLSCRMLLIVFALTAVNFAGAQTIDIGPNEYAFQFTGNPNFGLFFNATDGVYEFKNGSGDAVFGIKGSTGAMTTSLSFEAGNDLRISDNNYAFRSASNPNYGLYFNSSVLQYQFLNGSSTAIFAINANNGRFDSNIQFNPGKNLLVAPGSYALRSAAAPDAGIVFGLTDYEFRSLTGVPVFSVNVATGNAKLTGGLTLGSTAVEETGSIRYNGGDFEGYDGASWTSLTEGTEGPVGPQGPQGVQGAPGVAGIQGPVGPQGPAGLLSSGSISAVPYFDGTNWQVSATNLSNNGTSVGIGKNPSTNDRLAVEDLEATSTAFRSVIRADRTGLVGEAGTLTSWAQADVAIRGAVDWGNAYSAGIYGSSVLDYANSAGVIGYYSNSVFAGLAYRDANNDFYAGYFQGNVAVNGEIKTKSVRVTLDGFPDYVFESSYDLMPLSDVESFIQEYGHLPNMPSEAEVLENGLGLGEINVILVEKVEELTLHLIQKEKDMETLSNQNEEMKERLDKLEAIMNEMISE from the coding sequence ATGAAAAGAAAGAATTTATCGTGCAGAATGCTATTGATAGTATTTGCACTTACAGCAGTAAACTTTGCAGGGGCACAGACTATTGATATTGGGCCAAATGAGTATGCTTTTCAGTTTACCGGCAACCCTAATTTCGGTTTATTTTTTAATGCCACTGATGGAGTTTATGAATTTAAAAATGGATCGGGAGATGCTGTTTTTGGTATAAAAGGTTCGACTGGAGCGATGACGACTAGTCTCAGTTTTGAGGCAGGTAACGATCTACGCATCTCAGATAATAATTATGCATTTCGATCTGCATCAAACCCGAACTATGGCCTCTATTTTAATTCGTCAGTGCTTCAATACCAGTTTCTGAATGGATCATCGACTGCTATATTTGCCATTAATGCGAATAACGGTCGATTTGACTCAAACATTCAATTCAACCCGGGAAAGAACCTTTTGGTTGCGCCCGGCAGTTATGCCTTAAGATCTGCGGCAGCACCTGATGCAGGGATAGTTTTTGGATTAACCGATTATGAGTTCCGTTCTCTTACAGGTGTTCCTGTTTTCAGTGTAAATGTTGCAACGGGAAATGCAAAATTGACCGGGGGACTTACACTTGGAAGCACAGCTGTTGAAGAGACAGGTAGCATCCGCTACAATGGCGGAGATTTTGAAGGATACGATGGTGCTTCATGGACTTCATTGACAGAAGGTACTGAAGGCCCCGTTGGTCCGCAAGGTCCTCAGGGAGTGCAAGGTGCACCTGGTGTAGCCGGAATTCAAGGTCCTGTTGGCCCACAAGGCCCCGCAGGTCTTCTATCCTCGGGGTCGATCAGTGCTGTTCCTTATTTTGATGGTACGAACTGGCAAGTAAGTGCTACCAACCTTAGCAATAATGGTACTTCCGTTGGAATTGGTAAAAACCCTAGTACAAACGATCGATTGGCTGTTGAAGATTTGGAAGCAACTTCGACTGCTTTTAGAAGTGTCATAAGAGCTGACAGAACAGGATTGGTAGGCGAGGCCGGAACACTGACGAGCTGGGCGCAAGCGGATGTCGCAATCAGAGGTGCAGTTGACTGGGGTAACGCTTATTCTGCAGGTATATACGGAAGTTCAGTGTTGGATTATGCAAATTCTGCAGGTGTGATCGGGTATTATAGTAATTCTGTTTTCGCGGGATTGGCATATCGAGATGCAAACAATGATTTCTATGCAGGATACTTCCAAGGCAATGTAGCCGTGAATGGAGAGATCAAGACAAAGTCGGTTAGAGTAACCCTCGATGGATTTCCTGATTACGTTTTTGAATCGAGTTATGACTTGATGCCACTTTCTGATGTGGAGTCATTTATCCAAGAATACGGTCATCTTCCCAACATGCCTTCTGAGGCTGAAGTATTGGAAAACGGCCTTGGCTTAGGAGAGATCAATGTGATATTGGTAGAGAAAGTGGAAGAGCTTACGCTTCACTTAATCCAAAAGGAAAAGGATATGGAGACTCTCTCAAATCAAAACGAGGAGATGAAAGAGCGTTTGGATAAGCTGGAAGCCATTATGAACGAAATGATTTCAGAATAA